The Coleofasciculus sp. FACHB-T130 nucleotide sequence TGGTCTTGGCTCAAGAGCCGCATCCGCAAACAACTCGACCAGTTTAATTGTTTGCGAGATGCAATCGAGCATGTCTTATGCTTGTCGTCCTAATTACCTTGGCGATTGCTATATCTTTGATTACAGGTGTCATTGAGGGCTAAAATTAAGGGCTTTAAATGACATCAACGCAAGAGTATTGTTTAAAAGTTCTTTACCCAATACGGCAAGAAATTCGTGCTTTGTAATGCGCGATCGCTGACTATTTCTGGTAGCTATAACTTTATCGCTAATAAATATTCACTGACTGGAGCGATCGCTTTTGAAAATGGACGAATGCGATCGCAGCCAAAGCATCTCGACCGAGTGCGCGGTAGGCAGCATCCAGCAGTTTGGCAGCAGCCGCTTCTCGTTCTGGATTCCCGCCGGAAAGCCAGTGCAAGTCACGACCGAATGCCAGCGCCTCAGCCGGTTGACCCTCGGCACAAGCTTCTAGTGCTGCCGCAATCCAGTCTTGGACAATGGGGGCATCCCCTAAGATAGCCGTTCTGATTACTTCAAGATCGCGCTGAGGGAAAGTTTCGGCGCTGAAGCCGGGAATTGCCACCCCCGCACCATCCTCAGTCGCAATCCTGGCACCCAGCCGCTGTTGTTTGTAGGCTTTCTCATACAGACTTCCCATTTCAGGGCGTTCCGCCGTTTCAAACATCATCACCGCATCGCGGAGTGCTGAGAGTCTAACTCGTCGATGCCGAGAATCGTTGTCATAGCGGTCATATTCCAGCTGAGAGACCGCTTTTTCGATTTGGAAGCGAACCTGTTGGAGCAATGTTTGACAACCGTCATCACAGACGGGAATGCCATCGTTGTTCCAGTAATACATCACACCCGTGGGCAGTTCTCTGGGGTCATCGTACCAAAGACCAAAATGCAGACCATCGCCGCCCCCGTACAGCAAAGTGAGAAACTCCGGCGGATCGCGGTAATAGCGGTAATGTAAGCGATGGTCAAGTTCTGGTATGGGTTTTCGCTGCAAACCTTCTTCACTGAATAAATCAAACAAACCGCAAGGTGTTGCAATCCAGTGCATTTCTTGCCGCTCAATCGGAGTTAAGCTGAGCCAGAAAGCCCAGAATGCAAAAACATGGTCGGGTAAGGTCAAGCCGTGGGTTTGTTGTACCAGCGATCGCACGGTTTCGACCAACGCTTGGGCTTTTTGTCGGGCATTTAAGCGCATCTGCTCGATCGTGGCAGCATCCGGCAGATTTTCCTGACGCCATGCCATATATTCCGCTTTCCAGGAACGTTCATTTGCCGCTTGCCACAGATGTCGCCAGATATCCGTCCAATGACCTGAATCATCAGGGCATTCTTTAATTTGCTGACGCGCAGCTTTGTAGAATTCTTCGTGCCGATAGGCGTTTGGCGTCCAGCGTTCTGTTTCTGTTTCCCAGCGTTGTTTTGCCCATGAAACGCCATGTTCTGCGATCGCTGTAAAAGATGCTTCAAAAGCATTGAGCAAAGTCTGTCGTTCTACGGCAGCTTTCGCCTCAAATTCTTGACGAAATGCACAGAAAGCAGACCACTCGGCAACTAAATCATCCTCTGGTCGATCCAACTGCTTCAGCCACCAATTATCAAATTCCTCCTGAAGCATCTGGTCGATATCTTTTTCAATCTCGTCCCGGAAGCGGGGACGGGGGTCTTCACCCAGTAACTCGAATTGCTCTTGATTTAGGGTGATTTCTGCTTTGCGACCCAATATTTCGACTTCAACGACAATCTTTTCTCCAGGCTGCAACTTGACTACCACACCCTGAAAATCACTAAATGGGCCTGCGGTTATCGCTCCTACGCTTCCTGGTTTGAAATTTTTCATTTCCTCCCTCCTCACAGCATCGCCAAGCGGATGCGGGGTAAGCGCAGCGGTCTTGCAACTAGCACTCCTCGCTTGTCTGAAGTTCTCTTGTCAGGCTCTTAAACCATCTTAATTTTACTCTGATGACTGGCGGCAAATCTAAACTTTTGGGCATCCTTCTGCTAGGCTCGGAATCACTGCTATTGACTTTTTGTTTCCTGTACAGCCACTGAAAAGCAATCGAGAATCAGAAATTAAATTTCATTGTTTTATGATTTTTATAATTTTAATTTTAAGTAAAATTTTCTAAAAATGCTGATAATTAAATCAAATAAAATATAATTATTTGTTTATATAGTTTTAATTTAAAAATAGTTGCATTTGTTATTTTCACTATCCTGAAATTAAAAATTTCTATTAATAAAGCTCAACGGTAAATACTGAAGTGCAAGCATTACTGTAACGCTCCGATCGCATCGTTGAGAGGATTAGCAACTCCAAACTAATTTAAGCGTGACCCATCTCAACAATATTTTCCCACGATGAAAACATTCGCAGGCAATTTCTACCTTCATGCTTAGCTCTGTAAAGCGCTCGATCGGCTTGATGTAATAAATCTTGAGAATCAACTAAATTAACAGCGCTAGCGATCGCGCCACCGATACTAATCGTAATGGGTAGCAGCAGATCGTTAGAAATCTTGAAAGGGCATTCGGCGATGCAAGAGCGTAAACTTTCACCATACTCTAAACCATTGTGCAGATTCAGTCCCAGGGTGATGCAGACAAATTCTTCACCGCCATAGCGATACAACAGGCTGCTAGGGCGTGCATTGGATTGTAGTCGTCCGGCGATCGCTTGCAGCACACAATCCCCCACTGTGTGACCATACGTATCGTTCACCCGCTTAAAATGATCCACATCAATCAGAAATACACACAAATAACGGTAGCGAGTATTCGCATCGCGGTTGCCGACTTGCCGCAGCATATGAGGCAATGCCTGATCCATTGCCCGCCGATTTAATAAACCTGTTAACTGATCGGTCAGCGACAAAGATTCTAGCAATTCATTACGGGCAGTCAATTGCTGATTCGCTTGTCGCAGTGCCTGATTCGCTTCGCTCAATTCTTGCGTTAACCGCTGCAATCGCAATCCCGCGCCCACCCGCGCCCGTAATTCACTCATATCAATTGGTTTTGGGAGATACTCATCAGCTCCAGTATCTAAACCCTCCACCCGGTCTTTTACATCCCCACGAATCGTCAGCAAAATAAAAAATGCCAAAGATAATTCTGGATCGGATTTAACCTGACGGCACACTTCCAGCCCATTGATGACTGGCATCATCCAATCACAAATAATTAGATGAGGGTGTAGCTGCTTTGCTTTCCTTAATCCCTCTTCACCATTCGCCGCTACTATGACTTCATGACCTAGAAGTTGGAGTGAGTTTTTGACGACTAACCGAACGCTAGGATCGTCATCAATAATTAAAATTTTTGACGTGGAACCAACCTGCGTCCCTCCAGTCCGATTAGCGTGAAGAAGGACTGGAGTCTCACCCTCCACCCTCTCCCAGTCAATTATCTCAAACAAAAAAGATTGAATCTTTTGGAAATGATTTTCTATTTGAATTACCAATTGAGTCACTTCCTTAAAGTTTTTTTGTTGGCTCTGAAGTTCTAATCGATCGGCTAAATTTTTTAATTTGTTGACGCCAACATTCGCACTAGCACCCCGAATTTGATGGGCTTTATGTTCAATCACTTCAAAATTTTTAGAAAAAGTTGCTGATTTTATCGATGATAAGTTTACTTTTGTATCTTCTAAAAAGGCTTGTAGAATTTCGTTTCGCAATTTCAGATCCCCCAAGGTTATATCGTCTAAGCGATTTAAATCCACCCAGTCATTGACGCTTGACTCGTCCGGGTTGGCACTGGAGTCAACGGGAATAATTTTACTTGTTAAATCTATAGATGAGGAGGCAGATGAGGATGCGATTGCCTGCTTATTTTTAATAATAACTTCAATCCAATTTTCTAATTTAGCTGCCAACTCTTCCTCACGAACCGGCTTAAGTAGATAATCATCCATGCCGACCTTTAGACAGCGATCCCGATTTGCTTTCATGCCGTTGGCAGTCATTGCAATCAAGATTGTCTGTCGCGCATCACCTTCTAATTGACGAATTCTTTGTGCAGTTTCATAACCGTCTAGTATCGGCATCTGGCAATCGAGGAGGATTAGGTCATATTTTCCTTGGGATCTCATCCATAATGCTTCTTGACCATTAGCAGCAACATTTGCTTCATACCCTAACTTCTTTAACTGTTTAAATACAACCGTCTGACTCACAAGGCTATCTTCAACTAATAGAATTTTTAGGTATTCTTGCTTGGTCATAGAAATGATGAATGATTTCACTCTTGCCTAAATGAGCGGAAATTTATTGTCTGTATAATTACTTACATTAGCAGGCAATCTGGAACGTTCCAGCAGTTTCTTGCAATCGGCATTTTTGTGGATGTTAACAGAAAATTTGGGCGATCGCTCTTAGGGAAGCCATAACGAGGCAGGAGATATAGCGATCGCCCTCGATTTGAATAACTTTACAAATATGCATTGCTTTGAATACACCTGTAAAAATTAGAATGCTACCCTTCAAAAACGTAGATGAAAGCACCTTTACCCGAAAACGAACCAGAACGGATTCAAGCGCTACAGCAGTATGAAATCCTCGATACCGCCGCAGAACAGGCATTTGACGATCTGACGCTTTTGGCTGCACACATCTGCGGTACACCAATTGCCCTCGTCAGCTTAGTTGATACGGATCGGCAGTGGTTTAAATCAAAAGTTGGCATCACGGCTCAGGAAACTCCTCGTGATATTGCTTTTTGTGCCCATGCTCTCCTGCAAACCGACCTATTTGTTATCCGCGATGCATCCACTGACGAGCGGTTTGCCAATAATCCCCTCGTGACTTCCGATCCGAATATCCGGTTTTACGCGGGTGCTACTTTGTTAACCCCAGAAGGCTTGGCACTGGGAACTTTGTGTGTAATTGACTCCGTACCGCGAGATTTGAGTCCCCAACAGCGGGTGGCGCTGCAAGCACTCAGCCGGGAGGTGATGACGCAACTGGAGTTGCGACGGAATAATCGTGAATTGGCACAGGCGATAAAACAGCGCGACAAGGCACAAGAAGAACAGCTTCAATTCTTCACCCTGTCTCTAGATATGCTGTGTATTGCCGGGATGGATGGCTATTTTAAACGTCTAAATCCATCATGGTCAAAGACTCTCGGCTTCACCAATGAGGAACTTCAAAGCCAACCGTTTATCGAATTTGTGCATCCAGACGACCGGGAAGCAACGATTGCCCAAGTGCAACAACTTTCTACAGGTATAGATACAATTTCTTTTGAAAATCGCTACCGCTGCAAAGACGGCTCTTATCGATGGCTGTTGTGGAAAGCAACGCCCTTGTCTGAACAGCAAGCAATCTACGCAGTCGCTCATGACATTACCGAGCGCAAGCGTCATGAAGAAGAAATGCGGAATACCCAGACATTTCTGAACTCAATTGTCGAAAATATTCCCCACATTATTTTCGTCAAGGATGCTCAAGAACTTAATTTTGTGCGTTTCAATAAAGCGGGTCAAAAATTAATTGGTCGTAACCCTGAAGAGTTGCTGGGAAAGAATGACTATGACTTGTTTACCAAAGAAGAAGCAGATTTTTTCACCGCCACCGATCGAGAAGTGCTGGCAACCGGAAAAATTTTAGATATCCCAGAAGAGCGGATACAGACAAAAGATAAAGGTTTAAGAATATTACATACTAAAAAATTACCGATTTTAGATGCCCAAGGAAACTCACAGTATTTATTAAGGATTTCTGAAGATATTACCAGTCGCAAGCAGGCGCAGGAGGATCTGCGAAAAAGCGAAGAATGCTTCCGCTTAGTCGTAGAAGGGGTCAAAGATTATGCAATTTATATGCTCGACCCCAAGGGAT carries:
- a CDS encoding ADP-ribosylation family protein, translating into MKNFKPGSVGAITAGPFSDFQGVVVKLQPGEKIVVEVEILGRKAEITLNQEQFELLGEDPRPRFRDEIEKDIDQMLQEEFDNWWLKQLDRPEDDLVAEWSAFCAFRQEFEAKAAVERQTLLNAFEASFTAIAEHGVSWAKQRWETETERWTPNAYRHEEFYKAARQQIKECPDDSGHWTDIWRHLWQAANERSWKAEYMAWRQENLPDAATIEQMRLNARQKAQALVETVRSLVQQTHGLTLPDHVFAFWAFWLSLTPIERQEMHWIATPCGLFDLFSEEGLQRKPIPELDHRLHYRYYRDPPEFLTLLYGGGDGLHFGLWYDDPRELPTGVMYYWNNDGIPVCDDGCQTLLQQVRFQIEKAVSQLEYDRYDNDSRHRRVRLSALRDAVMMFETAERPEMGSLYEKAYKQQRLGARIATEDGAGVAIPGFSAETFPQRDLEVIRTAILGDAPIVQDWIAAALEACAEGQPAEALAFGRDLHWLSGGNPEREAAAAKLLDAAYRALGRDALAAIAFVHFQKRSLQSVNIY
- a CDS encoding response regulator codes for the protein MTKQEYLKILLVEDSLVSQTVVFKQLKKLGYEANVAANGQEALWMRSQGKYDLILLDCQMPILDGYETAQRIRQLEGDARQTILIAMTANGMKANRDRCLKVGMDDYLLKPVREEELAAKLENWIEVIIKNKQAIASSSASSSIDLTSKIIPVDSSANPDESSVNDWVDLNRLDDITLGDLKLRNEILQAFLEDTKVNLSSIKSATFSKNFEVIEHKAHQIRGASANVGVNKLKNLADRLELQSQQKNFKEVTQLVIQIENHFQKIQSFLFEIIDWERVEGETPVLLHANRTGGTQVGSTSKILIIDDDPSVRLVVKNSLQLLGHEVIVAANGEEGLRKAKQLHPHLIICDWMMPVINGLEVCRQVKSDPELSLAFFILLTIRGDVKDRVEGLDTGADEYLPKPIDMSELRARVGAGLRLQRLTQELSEANQALRQANQQLTARNELLESLSLTDQLTGLLNRRAMDQALPHMLRQVGNRDANTRYRYLCVFLIDVDHFKRVNDTYGHTVGDCVLQAIAGRLQSNARPSSLLYRYGGEEFVCITLGLNLHNGLEYGESLRSCIAECPFKISNDLLLPITISIGGAIASAVNLVDSQDLLHQADRALYRAKHEGRNCLRMFSSWENIVEMGHA